The region AAAGGTGAAAAAATAGATATTGTCAAATGGAACGCTGATCCGGCGAAATATATAGCCAATGCCCTAAGTCCGGCTAAAGTAGTTTCGGTCGAGGTTCAGGAAGCCGAAAAAATGTCAAGAGTAGTTGTGCCAGACTACCAATTGTCATTGGCGATTGGCAAAGAAGGCCAAAACGCCCGGCTGGCTGCAAAACTCACTGGCTGGAAAATTGATATAAAGAGCGAATCACAGGCTGCTCAGTCACCAGCGTTTTCTCCCAATCCATTGCAGGAGGAATTAGTGTGAAGCCGAAAAAAATTCCTCTCAGGATGTGCGTTGGCTGCCAGGAAATGAAATCTAAAAAAGAATTACTGAGGGTTGTCAGGACGCCAGAAGGAGAAGTTGTACTTGATCCTACCGGTAAGAAATCCGGGCGGGGTGCATATATGTGCCGCAGTGAACAGTGCTTGACCAAAGCTTTTAAAGAAAAACGACTGGAACGGGCGCTTAAACACCAAATCGGTGATGATGTGTATAATGCTCTTAGAGCCGGGATTGTCGAATGAATGAACAAAAGTTCATGCTAGTTCTGGGGCTGGCTCAAAAAGCCGGTAAAGTAGTATCAGGCGATTTTGCTGTGCAGGGTGCTATAAAATCCGGCAAAGCTAAATTGCTTATTATTGCCAGTGATGCATCGGAAAGTACCAAAAAAGAGTATCAGTATCAGGCAGAATATAAAAATATTGCTATTTACAGCGCATTGTCCAAGGAACAGTTAGGTAGCGCTATCGGCAAAGCATTACGAGCTGCGGTTGCCGTTACTGATGAAGGGTTTATCAAACCGCTTATTAGGGCTCTGAAAGAGTAAGTATTGCCGTGGGGGAGAAAGAAAATGGGGGTGGATCAATGTCCAAATACAGAGTATATGAATTAGCCAAGGAATATAATACTACCAGCAAGGTTATCATAGATATTTTAGGACGCCACAATATCGCTGCCAAAAATCATATGAGTAGCGTCGAGGAAGATGCCAAAGTAGCAATTGAACGAGCCTTTGCCCGTAAAACAGGGGCACCGGAAGCAACTGGAGCTGATCGCGCCGGTCAGGAAGATCAGCCAGTTCAGCCGGCAGCTAAACTAGAAAATCGTGATACATTAAAATCAAAAGATATACCTTCACATACCCAGCAACAAAACCGGTCTAACAATAATAACCGGCAGCAACAAAACCGGTCTAACAACAATAACCGGCAGCAACAAAACCGGTTTAACAATAATAACCAGCAGCAACAAAACCGGCCTAACAATAATAACCGGCAGCAACAAAACCGGCCTAACAATAATAACCAGCAGCAACAAAACCGGCCTAACAATAATAACCGGCAGCAACAAAACCGGCCTAACAATAATAACCAGCAACAACAAAACCGGCCTAACAATAACACTCAGCAGCAACGCTCTCAAGCTGCTCAGCAGTCTAATCAGCAACGTCCGCAATCAAATCATCGACCAGTAAGTATGGATAACAGGTCTGCAGGACAACAACAAAATTCACACTTCTCAAATAACCACCGTCATTCAGCTAATAATAATTCAAGAAATAACGGCGGCACAGGCCACGGGAATAAGAATTTCCAACAGCGTTCTAACCAGCATAGGCAGCAGCCTGGCAGAAATCAGTCTACCCAGCCTAAAGCTGAAATGCCTAAGCCTAAGAGTATTAAAATTGGCGAATCCATTACTGTTAAAGAACTTGCCGGAAAAATGGGCCGGGAAGTTGGCGAAGTTATTAAAAAATTGATGATGTTGGGAACTATGGCCAGCATTAATCAGGAAGTTGATTTTGACACTGCCAGCATACTCGGTGGCGAATTCGGCGTTGATGTTGAAGCAATTCCACCGGAAGAAGATCCTACTGAAATTCCTGAAATTGAAGACGAAGAAAAAGATTTGGTTTACCGCCCTCCGGTTGTAACCGTTATGGGCCATGTTGACCATGGGAAAACATCACTGTTAGATTCTATACGGCAGACTCACGTTACTTCTCAGGAAGCAGGCGGCATAACTCAGCATATTGGCGCGTATCAGGTTATGTGCCAAGGAAAGAAGATTGTTTTCTTAGATACTCCCGGGCATGAAGCCTTTACCGCCATGCGTGCGCGCGGCGCTCAAGTTACCGATATAGCTATTTTGGTGGTTGCTGCCGATGATGGTGTAATGCCCCAGACTATCGAAGCTATCAATCATGCTAAATCGGCAAAAGTTCCGATTATTGTGGCGATAAATAAAATAGACCGTCCCGGCGCAAATCCTGATAGAGTAAAGCAGCAACTGGCTGAATATCAGCTTATCCCCGAAGAATGGGGTGGCGATACAATCATGGTTCCGGTTTCTGCCCACCAAAAAACCGGAATAAGTGACCTCTTGGAAATGATTTTGTTAGTAGCTGAGATGCTTGACCTCAAAGCCAATCCTAATCGATTGGCTTACGGGACAATTATTGAAGCAAAGCTTGACAAGGGGCGCGGTCCTGTTTCCACCGTTCTGGTGCAGAAGGGTACGCTTAGAATAGGGGATTCCATCATAGCCGGTACCGCCTACGGTAAAGTGAGAGCAATGGTTAATGACCGGGGTGAGAAAGTAAAAAAAGCCGAACCGGCTACCCCGGTGGAAGTGCTTGGTTTG is a window of Sporomusaceae bacterium ACPt DNA encoding:
- the rplGA gene encoding putative ribosomal protein YlxQ, giving the protein MNEQKFMLVLGLAQKAGKVVSGDFAVQGAIKSGKAKLLIIASDASESTKKEYQYQAEYKNIAIYSALSKEQLGSAIGKALRAAVAVTDEGFIKPLIRALKE
- the infB gene encoding Translation initiation factor IF-2, with product MSKYRVYELAKEYNTTSKVIIDILGRHNIAAKNHMSSVEEDAKVAIERAFARKTGAPEATGADRAGQEDQPVQPAAKLENRDTLKSKDIPSHTQQQNRSNNNNRQQQNRSNNNNRQQQNRFNNNNQQQQNRPNNNNRQQQNRPNNNNQQQQNRPNNNNRQQQNRPNNNNQQQQNRPNNNTQQQRSQAAQQSNQQRPQSNHRPVSMDNRSAGQQQNSHFSNNHRHSANNNSRNNGGTGHGNKNFQQRSNQHRQQPGRNQSTQPKAEMPKPKSIKIGESITVKELAGKMGREVGEVIKKLMMLGTMASINQEVDFDTASILGGEFGVDVEAIPPEEDPTEIPEIEDEEKDLVYRPPVVTVMGHVDHGKTSLLDSIRQTHVTSQEAGGITQHIGAYQVMCQGKKIVFLDTPGHEAFTAMRARGAQVTDIAILVVAADDGVMPQTIEAINHAKSAKVPIIVAINKIDRPGANPDRVKQQLAEYQLIPEEWGGDTIMVPVSAHQKTGISDLLEMILLVAEMLDLKANPNRLAYGTIIEAKLDKGRGPVSTVLVQKGTLRIGDSIIAGTAYGKVRAMVNDRGEKVKKAEPATPVEVLGLADVPQAGDILVAVDERTARAVAEKRMAKKRTEEIKQSQKVSLDDLFKQIQEGNLKDLNIVIKADVQGSIEALRQSLLNIKNKEVRVNIVHAGVGAINESDVMLAAASNALIIGFNVRPDGNARKAADSEKIDIRTYRVIYDAINDVEAAITGMLAPEFKEVILGRAEVRQVISIPKTVVAGSYVTEGKITSTAQVRLIRNGIVIHEGKLESLRRFKDDVREVAQGYECGITIEKFRDIKEGDIIEAFTMEEVAPRA